A genomic stretch from Komagataeibacter xylinus includes:
- a CDS encoding CatB-related O-acetyltransferase produces MYYGKNAFSLLLRYTLAHEIEEWGWEIGDHTYGAKGSPIIIEAEYAGLKIGKYCSIAREVLMILGNHRTDTITTYPFKNQCNFWPEAADASDDHSTKGDIVIGNDVWIGARANIMSGITIGSGAIIATAAVVTKDVPPYAIVGGNPARVIKYRFPERTIERLLALAWWDWPEKVIRARMPLLMSDNIEDFLQAYESVPG; encoded by the coding sequence ATGTATTACGGCAAGAACGCCTTTTCGCTGCTCCTACGCTACACACTGGCCCACGAGATCGAGGAATGGGGCTGGGAGATCGGGGACCATACGTATGGCGCCAAGGGCTCTCCCATCATCATAGAGGCCGAATATGCCGGCCTGAAGATCGGAAAATACTGCTCGATCGCCCGCGAGGTGCTGATGATCCTGGGCAACCACCGCACGGACACGATCACCACCTACCCGTTCAAGAACCAGTGCAATTTCTGGCCCGAAGCAGCTGACGCATCCGATGACCATTCCACCAAGGGAGATATTGTGATCGGTAATGACGTCTGGATCGGCGCGCGGGCCAACATCATGTCCGGCATAACCATAGGGTCTGGCGCGATCATCGCCACGGCGGCCGTGGTGACGAAGGACGTACCGCCTTATGCCATCGTCGGTGGCAATCCGGCCCGGGTCATCAAATACCGCTTCCCTGAGAGAACCATCGAGCGGTTGCTGGCATTGGCATGGTGGGACTGGCCCGAGAAGGTCATACGGGCCCGGATGCCCCTGCTGATGAGCGATAACATCGAGGATTTCCTGCAGGCATACGAAAGTGTTCCAGGGTAG
- a CDS encoding DNA-binding transcriptional regulator, with product MSQAAFARRYGFTASAMADWEQGRRKPDPAARTLLAMIQKDQQAVDRLLGHKDAEPAKQRQ from the coding sequence ATGTCGCAGGCCGCATTTGCCAGGCGGTATGGCTTTACCGCTTCTGCCATGGCCGACTGGGAGCAGGGACGCCGGAAGCCTGATCCAGCAGCCCGCACCTTGCTAGCGATGATCCAGAAGGATCAGCAGGCCGTGGACCGGCTATTGGGCCACAAAGATGCTGAACCAGCCAAGCAACGCCAGTGA
- a CDS encoding AlpA family transcriptional regulator — protein MDDSLPRWLDRQGLADYLSVKYHSIARLQQEGKIPQPTYHLGPRMPRWDRHQVDETMGIGAAAERRQEMDELIAKICADIRSGADRKKQKKSGR, from the coding sequence ATGGATGATTCGTTACCACGCTGGCTGGATCGACAGGGGCTGGCTGATTACCTCTCCGTCAAATATCACAGCATTGCCCGCCTTCAGCAGGAAGGAAAAATTCCTCAACCAACCTATCATCTGGGCCCACGTATGCCGCGATGGGATCGTCATCAGGTTGATGAAACAATGGGGATTGGTGCAGCAGCAGAAAGGCGACAAGAGATGGACGAACTGATAGCGAAAATATGTGCGGACATACGCAGTGGTGCTGATCGTAAAAAACAAAAGAAGTCTGGTCGATGA
- a CDS encoding AlpA family transcriptional regulator has translation MPIALTDRVLLRIDDVMRETGASRSTVHRLMAAGTLVRVKIGRATRITADSYAAWIASLTQPDNA, from the coding sequence ATGCCGATTGCCTTGACCGACCGTGTCCTCTTGCGGATCGATGATGTCATGCGGGAGACAGGAGCCAGTCGCTCCACCGTCCATCGCCTGATGGCTGCAGGGACACTGGTTCGGGTGAAGATCGGGCGGGCCACGCGGATTACGGCAGACAGCTACGCCGCATGGATCGCCTCGCTGACGCAGCCCGACAATGCCTGA
- a CDS encoding TIGR04076 family protein: MSDSNTTDAEDGTFFLYDLKVEVIAPEGSKIWCNAKVGDYFEVKGELLHFREDMPFSLYNLAALLPLLPAKQRHLDKNDWMSTDTDIACTDPNCPTRFRITRTGLRRFRHDETTAVS, encoded by the coding sequence ATGTCCGATAGCAACACGACTGACGCGGAAGACGGCACGTTCTTCCTCTATGACCTCAAGGTCGAGGTCATTGCCCCGGAGGGCAGCAAGATCTGGTGCAATGCCAAAGTGGGAGACTACTTTGAAGTGAAAGGAGAACTCCTGCATTTCAGGGAGGACATGCCTTTCAGCCTGTACAATCTGGCCGCCCTGCTGCCACTCCTGCCAGCAAAGCAGCGGCATCTGGATAAAAATGACTGGATGTCCACTGACACGGATATCGCCTGCACCGACCCCAACTGCCCGACGCGCTTTCGGATCACCCGCACGGGGCTGCGACGGTTCCGCCATGATGAAACGACAGCCGTTTCCTGA
- a CDS encoding DUF927 domain-containing protein, translating into MNETDMPTDYTDPAPDPHIPVPATSVDNFGNVTDLTPGIETAFAPLSEVERQGTSPGDDGREIWEPVRPAPCAPDMPRGASAMWVYRDADGQPLCARFRKDDGAGGKVVLPLTYGRRIWTDNRSNRRDATGWHWKQGAKPLPLYGLDQLAAFGDAPVLLVEGEKTADAAGRLFSDFVVMTSQGGSKAAANNDWSPLAGRSVTIWPDNDDAGQSWADDVIRLLREAGAGITRKVELPTGLPPGWDLADDLPFDMTQGGDVPDMEILRPLLDKAPLAAPNVEMPHGYYMNRFGLNFMPEATGDLPPSPVWIAAPFDVVAETNDGTGQAWGLLIRWEDRDHRPHQWAIPKKLVHGEGKEIAGELEDAGLNCSISATRHLRQFIASVKTRTRLRCVDRAGWHATSSGPAFILPGGVTMGSGARAVVFQSTRAAIGQEFATAGTLAEWQREVAAYAVGNSRLALFLSAAFAGPLLDISGEQSGGIHLVGKSQSGKSTSAYIAGSVWGRGDRDGQIRAWRGTANGLEGVASETSDTVLILDEMGQADSREVGDIIYMLANNTGKMRAGRSGNARTRKTWRVFFLSTGEVTLAAKMGEAGKRTMAGQEVRLVNISADAGAGMGAFENLHDMESGGALSDHLRVASRTWYGTASRAFLSRLAQDRGNDAEGLLEAIKTIRARFDDAFLPDGADGQVRSVSARFSLIAAGGELAAGYGVLPWQGGEAFRAAGACFQSWLAERGGAGASEDQQAIEQVRAFIEEHGESRFTNLSRDTEGEMVANENIRTNYRAGFKRRVGTPEGDQWQYLLLPEMFRKEVCKGLDAKRAARALCDAGYLLPDPSGRRMSQSVRIPDVGRSRVYVVSSAIMGDDDA; encoded by the coding sequence ATGAACGAAACCGACATGCCCACCGATTACACCGATCCCGCACCTGATCCGCATATCCCCGTGCCTGCCACCTCCGTCGATAATTTCGGCAATGTCACGGACCTTACACCCGGCATCGAAACTGCCTTTGCTCCGCTTTCGGAGGTCGAACGGCAGGGAACCAGCCCCGGTGATGATGGCCGCGAGATATGGGAGCCTGTCCGCCCCGCACCGTGCGCGCCAGACATGCCGCGTGGTGCCTCCGCCATGTGGGTCTACCGCGATGCGGACGGCCAGCCGCTCTGTGCCCGTTTCCGCAAGGATGATGGTGCGGGCGGCAAGGTGGTGCTGCCCCTGACTTACGGCCGCCGGATCTGGACCGATAACCGTAGCAACCGCCGCGATGCGACGGGCTGGCACTGGAAGCAGGGCGCAAAGCCGTTGCCGCTCTATGGGCTGGACCAGCTTGCAGCCTTTGGGGATGCTCCCGTGCTGCTGGTGGAAGGCGAAAAGACGGCGGACGCGGCCGGTCGCCTGTTCTCCGATTTTGTGGTCATGACCTCGCAGGGTGGCAGTAAGGCTGCGGCCAATAATGACTGGTCACCCCTGGCCGGGCGCAGCGTCACCATCTGGCCGGACAATGACGATGCAGGCCAGTCGTGGGCGGACGATGTGATCCGCCTGCTGCGCGAAGCAGGGGCAGGGATCACGCGCAAGGTCGAACTGCCGACCGGCCTGCCACCGGGATGGGATCTGGCTGATGACCTGCCGTTTGACATGACGCAGGGCGGGGATGTGCCGGATATGGAGATCCTGCGCCCGCTGCTGGACAAGGCCCCGCTGGCCGCGCCCAACGTGGAAATGCCTCACGGTTATTACATGAACCGTTTCGGCCTGAACTTCATGCCCGAGGCCACGGGCGACCTGCCACCATCCCCTGTCTGGATTGCAGCCCCCTTCGATGTGGTGGCTGAAACCAATGACGGCACCGGGCAGGCATGGGGCCTGCTGATCCGCTGGGAAGACCGCGACCACCGCCCGCACCAGTGGGCCATCCCCAAGAAGCTGGTACATGGCGAAGGCAAGGAGATCGCAGGTGAGCTGGAAGATGCCGGGCTGAACTGCTCCATTTCCGCCACACGCCACCTCCGTCAGTTTATTGCCAGCGTGAAGACCCGCACCCGCCTGCGCTGCGTGGACCGGGCCGGATGGCATGCCACCAGCAGCGGGCCAGCCTTTATCCTGCCCGGCGGGGTTACGATGGGCAGCGGTGCGCGTGCCGTGGTGTTCCAGTCCACCCGTGCCGCCATCGGGCAGGAGTTCGCCACAGCTGGCACCCTGGCCGAATGGCAGCGTGAGGTGGCGGCCTATGCGGTGGGTAACAGCCGTCTTGCCCTGTTCCTGTCCGCAGCCTTTGCCGGGCCGCTGCTGGACATTTCCGGTGAGCAGTCCGGCGGCATCCATCTGGTCGGCAAGTCCCAGTCCGGCAAGTCCACCTCCGCCTATATTGCAGGCAGCGTGTGGGGGCGTGGCGACCGTGATGGCCAGATCCGTGCATGGCGCGGCACGGCCAACGGGCTGGAAGGTGTGGCGTCCGAAACCTCCGATACCGTCCTGATCCTTGACGAGATGGGGCAGGCCGACAGCCGCGAGGTCGGGGACATTATTTACATGCTGGCCAACAACACCGGAAAGATGCGGGCCGGGCGCAGCGGTAACGCCCGCACCCGCAAGACATGGCGGGTGTTCTTCCTCTCGACCGGCGAGGTCACCCTGGCCGCCAAGATGGGCGAGGCAGGCAAGCGCACGATGGCCGGGCAGGAGGTGCGCCTCGTGAACATCTCCGCCGATGCCGGGGCCGGGATGGGCGCATTCGAGAACCTGCACGATATGGAATCCGGCGGTGCGCTGTCCGACCACCTGCGTGTGGCTTCGCGCACCTGGTATGGCACGGCGTCACGGGCCTTCCTGTCGCGTCTGGCGCAGGACCGGGGCAATGATGCGGAGGGGCTGCTTGAGGCCATCAAAACCATCCGTGCCCGCTTTGACGATGCCTTCCTGCCCGACGGAGCAGATGGTCAGGTGCGCAGCGTGTCGGCCCGCTTTTCCCTGATCGCGGCAGGCGGTGAACTGGCAGCCGGATATGGCGTGCTGCCGTGGCAGGGTGGCGAGGCCTTCCGCGCGGCGGGCGCTTGCTTCCAGTCATGGCTGGCCGAACGTGGCGGGGCAGGGGCCAGCGAGGACCAGCAGGCCATTGAACAGGTGCGGGCCTTTATCGAGGAGCATGGCGAAAGCCGCTTCACCAACCTCAGCCGTGACACCGAAGGCGAGATGGTCGCCAACGAGAACATCCGCACCAATTACCGTGCCGGGTTCAAACGGCGTGTTGGCACGCCGGAAGGCGACCAGTGGCAATACCTGCTGCTGCCCGAGATGTTCCGCAAGGAGGTGTGCAAGGGACTGGATGCCAAGCGGGCGGCCCGTGCGCTGTGTGATGCGGGCTACCTGCTGCCAGATCCATCGGGGCGGCGCATGTCGCAGTCCGTGCGCATCCCCGATGTGGGCCGGTCGCGCGTCTATGTCGTCAGCAGCGCGATCATGGGGGATGACGATGCGTGA
- a CDS encoding recombinase family protein codes for MRYGYARVSTIDQNAATQEEALANAGCDMIRVEKKSGTSREGRSELDTLLAFLRTGDVLVVTRIDRLARSIADLQTIIAEVKAKGAQLQCTEQPVNTGTAAGKAFLDMLGVFAEFETNLRKERQMEGIAAAKERGVYKGRRPSIDRDQIHAMNAEGISPTEIARRLGIGRTSVYRCLGKVAG; via the coding sequence ATGCGATACGGATATGCCCGCGTCTCGACCATCGACCAGAACGCTGCCACGCAGGAGGAGGCACTCGCCAACGCCGGGTGCGATATGATCCGTGTCGAGAAGAAATCCGGCACGAGCAGGGAAGGGCGGTCCGAACTGGATACACTGCTGGCCTTCCTCCGGACGGGTGATGTTCTGGTGGTGACGCGCATAGACCGGCTGGCCCGTTCCATAGCTGACCTGCAAACCATCATCGCGGAGGTGAAAGCCAAGGGGGCGCAACTGCAATGCACCGAGCAGCCCGTCAATACCGGGACGGCGGCCGGCAAGGCCTTCCTCGATATGCTGGGTGTGTTCGCGGAGTTCGAGACCAACCTCCGCAAGGAACGCCAGATGGAAGGGATCGCGGCGGCCAAGGAGCGTGGTGTCTATAAGGGGCGCAGGCCATCCATCGACCGCGACCAGATCCATGCCATGAATGCGGAGGGGATCAGCCCGACCGAGATTGCCCGGCGGCTGGGAATTGGTCGCACGTCTGTTTATCGGTGCCTGGGGAAAGTGGCTGGCTGA
- a CDS encoding ABC transporter permease, whose product MIMLLTGMLATAVLAGGVLALAALGEVLAERVGVTNLGVEGLMALGAVTAVMTVSSVHSPWVGLLVAVLVGAVGGMVFAFGAVVMRANQVLCGLATTFMGLGLSTALGHSYAGQPVETTFGHVTIPLLSSIPIIGPALFGQNILIIPIYVLLPLAVHFIMFRTRHGLNMRAVGENPAAADAAGIPVMAMRFWYVTLGGAMAGMAGGYLTLTYVPVWSEGMVAGRGWIALALVIFAGYRPIIVTLSALLFGLVTALSFVGQAHNWPIDPAFLNMLPYIGTMAFIIVPVVVWHRMRRVMAAPAALAQPYYRDVR is encoded by the coding sequence ATGATCATGCTGCTGACAGGCATGCTGGCCACCGCCGTTCTGGCTGGTGGCGTGCTGGCGCTGGCCGCACTGGGCGAAGTGCTGGCCGAGCGCGTGGGCGTAACCAACCTTGGGGTGGAAGGCCTCATGGCGCTGGGGGCCGTGACGGCGGTGATGACCGTCTCATCCGTTCATTCGCCGTGGGTCGGGCTGCTGGTGGCCGTTCTGGTTGGGGCCGTGGGTGGCATGGTGTTTGCGTTTGGCGCGGTGGTGATGCGGGCCAATCAGGTGCTGTGCGGGCTGGCCACCACCTTCATGGGGCTGGGGCTTTCAACCGCGCTGGGCCACAGCTATGCCGGCCAGCCGGTAGAGACAACCTTCGGGCACGTCACCATCCCGCTGCTGTCCTCCATCCCCATTATCGGCCCGGCGCTGTTCGGGCAGAATATCCTGATCATACCGATTTACGTGCTGCTGCCGCTGGCGGTGCATTTCATCATGTTCCGCACCCGGCACGGGCTGAACATGCGCGCAGTGGGTGAGAACCCGGCGGCGGCGGATGCGGCGGGCATTCCGGTCATGGCCATGCGTTTTTGGTACGTCACACTGGGCGGCGCCATGGCGGGCATGGCGGGCGGCTACCTGACGCTGACCTATGTGCCGGTCTGGTCAGAGGGCATGGTGGCGGGACGTGGATGGATTGCGCTGGCGCTGGTGATCTTTGCGGGCTACCGGCCCATCATCGTCACCCTCTCGGCGCTTCTGTTCGGGCTGGTGACGGCGCTGTCCTTTGTGGGACAGGCCCATAACTGGCCGATTGACCCTGCCTTCCTCAACATGCTGCCCTATATCGGCACCATGGCCTTCATCATCGTGCCGGTGGTGGTGTGGCACCGCATGCGCCGGGTCATGGCAGCCCCCGCTGCCCTGGCCCAGCCCTATTACCGCGACGTGCGGTAG
- a CDS encoding aldo/keto reductase produces the protein MPIDRFYIDGSYSISRIMKGGWHLAGGHGQVDAQQAIADMKEFVEAGITTFDCADHYTGVEEMIGQFRQAYPDLAKKTQVQTKFVPDLDILPTINRQYITSIIDRSLARIKVDCLDLVQFFWWDWSIPGAVETAQVLHDLMKAGKIARLGITNFSVAQLSQLVDAGVPFVTNQVQYSLLDRRPERKMVEYCTEKNIYILTYGQLAGGFISEEWLGKPEPVGEMANRSQTKYKLIIDDFGGWEKFQSLLRLLHDIGQQYGVGIGEVAVRWVLEQPRVAGSIVGATSTRYLKRNQSIFSFSLSPDDNSRIRQIIGETSSVPGDCYELENDRTGRHGRIMRYNQNKV, from the coding sequence ATGCCAATTGACCGTTTTTATATTGATGGCTCCTACAGTATCTCCCGTATCATGAAGGGCGGATGGCACCTTGCAGGTGGCCATGGCCAGGTGGATGCGCAGCAGGCCATTGCCGACATGAAGGAATTTGTCGAGGCCGGCATTACGACATTTGATTGCGCCGATCATTATACCGGGGTTGAGGAAATGATTGGCCAGTTCCGGCAGGCCTACCCCGATCTTGCCAAAAAGACGCAGGTGCAGACAAAATTCGTGCCGGACCTTGATATACTGCCCACCATCAACCGCCAGTATATTACCAGCATCATTGATCGCTCGCTGGCGCGCATCAAGGTTGATTGCCTTGATCTGGTGCAGTTCTTCTGGTGGGACTGGAGCATTCCCGGTGCGGTCGAGACCGCTCAGGTGCTGCATGACCTGATGAAGGCAGGAAAGATTGCCCGCCTTGGCATAACAAATTTTTCCGTCGCCCAACTGAGCCAGCTCGTCGATGCCGGCGTTCCGTTCGTGACGAACCAGGTGCAATACTCCCTGCTCGATCGGCGCCCGGAGCGCAAGATGGTCGAGTATTGCACCGAGAAGAACATATATATCCTGACCTATGGCCAGCTTGCGGGCGGGTTCATTTCAGAAGAATGGCTGGGCAAGCCCGAACCCGTGGGGGAAATGGCCAATCGCTCCCAGACAAAATACAAGCTTATTATCGATGATTTTGGTGGGTGGGAAAAATTCCAGTCCCTTCTGCGCCTGTTGCACGATATCGGTCAGCAATACGGTGTGGGGATTGGTGAAGTTGCCGTGCGCTGGGTGCTTGAACAGCCGCGTGTGGCAGGTTCCATCGTGGGGGCGACCTCCACGCGTTACCTGAAGCGTAACCAGAGTATTTTCTCCTTTTCCCTCTCGCCGGATGATAACAGCCGTATCCGCCAGATCATTGGCGAGACCTCTTCCGTGCCGGGCGATTGTTATGAACTGGAAAATGATCGCACCGGCCGCCACGGGCGCATCATGCGCTATAACCAGAACAAGGTCTGA
- a CDS encoding site-specific integrase, translated as MPRISHNRLTVRAVSSLKDGVFADGGNLWLTVKGNTRAWSVRYTSPVTGKVREMGIGSTRTISLADARERAAAARKQVANGIDPLEVRRQEQAERKKESGLTFAQVAERFMVEKAPNWRSARAAPLRQGILRIHICPVIGDKIVNDVETDDVLSVLRPIWTTKPETASRARWLIENILNYAKVHGWRDGENPASWRGHLANVLPKPSAMAKVEHHAAIDRKDIARVMAKLAESQGIAAKAVRFLCLTAARSGEVRGAVWSEIDLKAKIWTIPAERMKAGREHRVPLSDGATSVLKAVLALRDPAHGDLVFPGQKAGNPLSDVALSKALHLAAGTKDVTVHGLRSTFRDWAAEETDYPREVAEMALAHAIGDKVEAAYRRGDLFDKRRTVMKAWDNFV; from the coding sequence GTGCCCCGTATCAGCCATAACCGCCTGACAGTCCGTGCCGTCTCGTCTCTCAAGGATGGTGTCTTTGCGGACGGAGGGAATCTGTGGCTGACCGTCAAGGGCAACACACGGGCGTGGTCGGTCCGCTACACCAGTCCGGTAACCGGCAAGGTGCGGGAAATGGGGATTGGCTCAACCCGCACGATCAGCCTTGCGGATGCCCGTGAGCGTGCCGCCGCTGCGCGCAAACAGGTCGCGAATGGGATTGATCCCCTCGAAGTCCGCCGTCAGGAGCAGGCCGAGCGGAAAAAGGAAAGTGGCCTGACATTCGCCCAGGTGGCTGAGAGGTTCATGGTCGAGAAAGCTCCCAACTGGCGCAGCGCCCGAGCGGCCCCCCTCCGGCAAGGCATACTTCGCATCCATATATGTCCGGTCATTGGCGACAAGATCGTGAACGATGTGGAGACGGATGATGTCCTGTCGGTCCTGCGGCCGATCTGGACCACCAAGCCGGAAACTGCCAGTCGGGCCCGGTGGCTGATCGAGAACATTCTGAACTATGCAAAAGTGCATGGTTGGCGGGATGGCGAGAATCCGGCTAGCTGGCGCGGCCATCTAGCGAATGTTCTGCCCAAACCCTCCGCCATGGCGAAGGTCGAGCATCACGCCGCCATCGATCGGAAGGATATAGCGAGGGTGATGGCCAAGCTGGCAGAGTCTCAGGGCATCGCTGCCAAGGCCGTCCGCTTCCTATGCCTGACAGCGGCACGCTCCGGCGAGGTGAGGGGGGCTGTCTGGTCGGAGATTGATCTGAAGGCCAAGATCTGGACCATTCCGGCCGAACGGATGAAGGCCGGGAGGGAGCATCGCGTGCCCTTGAGCGACGGTGCCACGTCTGTCCTGAAAGCCGTTCTGGCGCTTCGAGATCCAGCGCATGGGGATCTTGTGTTTCCAGGCCAGAAAGCAGGCAATCCGCTGTCAGACGTGGCGCTGTCCAAGGCTTTGCATCTGGCGGCCGGCACAAAGGATGTGACCGTGCATGGCCTGCGATCGACCTTCCGTGACTGGGCTGCTGAGGAAACCGACTATCCCCGAGAGGTGGCTGAGATGGCTTTGGCGCACGCTATCGGGGATAAGGTTGAAGCCGCTTATCGGCGGGGTGATCTATTTGATAAGCGGCGAACAGTAATGAAGGCGTGGGATAATTTTGTATAA
- a CDS encoding ABC transporter substrate-binding protein, with protein sequence MVEQNREGKPRQLLRRALVPMLVAGGCAVVGSQWMQSRQQARIVRRDDVLLDGQPHDMTLAWPYAQSSTLYNVALRQDFFLQYRLNVQLRDNAASGRDAIADLQTGRAMAAVAPVLSWLQAWQASPDLPVRLVMGLQAGTFRLLVRRKLRIAKIENLVGRRIAVLNADMADRLFFSIILRRKGLNPDTAPNWVILPPDEIDDALAAGTVDAVALHDPLAWRLLGNPALDVVELVNSVNGLYAGRTNLALGLSTDVLRDTPSAAVALVLALYNAAHWLPAHMAEAASLLDGRVDGMQQDAILQMMRHEVLGISPVGNDLKTQIARYVDELKLLGQFPDSLNSASYARRISVDILHPVQPRP encoded by the coding sequence ATGGTCGAACAGAACAGGGAAGGCAAGCCACGCCAGTTGCTCCGCCGTGCGCTCGTGCCCATGCTGGTGGCAGGTGGATGTGCCGTGGTGGGTTCGCAATGGATGCAGAGCCGCCAGCAGGCGCGGATCGTTCGCCGTGATGATGTCCTGCTCGATGGCCAGCCCCATGACATGACGCTGGCATGGCCCTACGCGCAGTCCTCCACCCTATATAACGTTGCCCTGCGGCAGGATTTCTTTTTGCAGTACCGCCTCAACGTGCAACTGCGCGATAATGCGGCCAGCGGGCGTGACGCCATTGCCGACCTGCAGACCGGGCGCGCCATGGCGGCGGTAGCCCCCGTGCTGTCATGGCTGCAGGCGTGGCAGGCCAGTCCTGATCTGCCGGTGCGGCTGGTCATGGGGTTGCAGGCGGGCACCTTTCGCCTGCTGGTGCGGCGCAAACTGCGCATTGCCAAGATCGAGAATCTGGTGGGCCGCCGCATTGCCGTGCTCAATGCCGATATGGCCGACCGGCTGTTCTTTTCCATCATCCTGCGCCGCAAGGGGCTGAACCCTGACACCGCGCCCAACTGGGTCATCCTGCCGCCTGATGAAATTGATGACGCGCTTGCCGCAGGCACGGTCGATGCCGTGGCCCTGCATGACCCGCTGGCCTGGCGATTGCTGGGTAACCCGGCTCTTGATGTTGTGGAACTGGTCAATAGCGTGAACGGGCTATATGCCGGGCGCACCAATCTGGCGCTGGGTCTTTCCACCGATGTGCTACGTGATACGCCCTCAGCCGCCGTAGCCCTCGTGCTGGCGCTCTATAACGCAGCCCACTGGCTTCCCGCCCACATGGCCGAGGCCGCCAGCCTGCTCGACGGGCGCGTTGATGGCATGCAGCAGGACGCCATATTGCAGATGATGCGCCACGAGGTGCTGGGCATCAGCCCTGTAGGCAATGACCTGAAAACCCAGATCGCGCGATATGTCGATGAACTCAAGCTGCTTGGCCAGTTCCCCGACAGCCTCAATTCAGCCAGCTACGCCCGTCGCATCTCGGTCGATATTTTGCATCCTGTCCAGCCCCGGCCATAA
- a CDS encoding helix-turn-helix transcriptional regulator, with translation MSFRIVLDKFQRVHGLLVEELQAAISETFAQEAMRRGLTQAQMADELDVDESTVSKWLHLRGNPTLKTISKLYAAMDREPFSNVRVPPPPENYVMQAADLSSQGLPPVTGPMVGNGTIEISITNYENYRHGSRAYA, from the coding sequence ATGTCCTTTCGAATCGTCCTAGATAAATTCCAACGCGTGCACGGGCTGCTTGTAGAGGAATTACAAGCTGCAATCAGCGAAACTTTTGCTCAAGAAGCCATGAGACGTGGTCTCACACAGGCTCAGATGGCAGACGAACTCGACGTCGACGAAAGCACCGTCAGTAAATGGCTTCATCTGCGAGGAAATCCAACGCTAAAAACGATCAGTAAGCTATATGCAGCAATGGATCGTGAGCCGTTTTCAAATGTGAGAGTTCCTCCACCTCCGGAAAACTACGTGATGCAAGCCGCTGATTTATCCAGCCAAGGCCTCCCTCCCGTCACAGGACCAATGGTTGGTAATGGAACCATCGAAATTTCTATAACAAATTACGAAAATTATAGGCATGGAAGCAGAGCATATGCCTAA
- a CDS encoding DUF6941 family protein, whose protein sequence is MPKEIIKSVIFCEQIRAEITGYQTIIGAYPGRVVVPFLPVILRQFWIRFEVFTNGEIINSFDVRLLDPSGNEKIKYTLTINFIDYSRPGALAIISNDLQVDEAGIYKLQARRDENSDWINIRELFIDMLSPQSEEPKMQ, encoded by the coding sequence ATGCCTAAAGAAATTATAAAATCAGTTATTTTCTGCGAGCAAATCAGAGCAGAAATAACTGGATATCAGACTATTATTGGCGCATACCCAGGAAGAGTTGTCGTTCCATTTCTTCCTGTTATACTTAGGCAGTTTTGGATTAGGTTTGAAGTATTCACAAATGGCGAAATAATAAATTCTTTCGATGTGCGGCTTCTAGATCCGTCAGGAAACGAAAAAATAAAATATACTCTGACTATAAACTTTATTGATTACAGCCGGCCTGGCGCCTTAGCAATCATTTCCAATGATTTACAAGTTGATGAAGCCGGAATTTATAAATTGCAAGCTAGACGCGACGAAAATAGCGATTGGATCAATATTAGAGAACTTTTTATCGATATGCTATCGCCCCAAAGCGAAGAACCAAAAATGCAATAA